The following coding sequences lie in one Lemur catta isolate mLemCat1 chromosome 11, mLemCat1.pri, whole genome shotgun sequence genomic window:
- the ATG9B gene encoding autophagy-related protein 9B — translation MVSRMGWGGGRGRLGRWGDLGPGPVPLLPMPPLPPPPPHRGSGGGRISIFSLSPAPHTRSLPSSSFPPPTGPPCSVPQGTGASQLCHSALPAPATPTRARPTMTPTSVSPLWGSHATPPLASVTPPPSRRCLQDPPGLRIGPLIPEQDYERLEDCDPEGSQDSPHHGEEQQPLLHVPEGLRGSWHHIQNLDSFFTKIYSYHQRNGFACILLEDLFQLGQFIFIVAFTTFLLRCVDYNVLFANQPNNHTRPRPFHNKVTLLDAILPSAQCAERIRSSPLLVFLLVLAAGFWLVQLLRSVCSLFSYWDIQVFYREALHIPPEELSSVPWAEVQSRLLALQRSGGLCVQPRPLTELDVHHRILRYTNYQVALANKGLLPARCPLPWRGSVAFFSRGLALNVDLLLFRGPFSLFRGGWELPDAYKRSDQRGALAARWGRTVLLLAALNLALSPLVLAWQVLHAFYSHVELLRREPGALGVRRWSRLARLQLRHFNELPHELRARLARAYRPAAAFLRAAGPPAPLRALLARQLVFFAGALFATLLVLTIYDEDVLAVEHVLTAMTALGVTATVARSFVPEEQCQGRTPQLLLQAALAHMHYLPEEPGPGGRASVYRQMAQLLQYRAVSLLEELLSPLLTPLFLVFWFRPRSLEIIDFFHHFTVDVAGVGDICSFALMDVKRHGHPQWLSAGQTEASVSQRAEDGKTELSLMRFSLAHPLWRPPGHSSKFLGHLRGRVQQDAAAWGATSAGSPPTPGALSSCTSPLPEAFLANLLGHPLLPPRDLSPTSPCPASATASLLVSISRITQDPSCVSPGVTGGQKLAQLPELASAEMSLHAIYLHQLHQQQQQELWGGASATSLSRPWSIPSQPLSPDEEKPSWSSDGSSPASSPRQQWGAQRTRNLFPGGFQETADTQKEPLQAPSTD, via the exons ATGGTGAGCCGAATGGGCTGGGGGGGAGGCCGGGGGCGGCTGGGGCGGTGGGGAGACCTGGGGCCAGGACCTGTGCCCCTCCTCCCCATGCCAccgctgcctcctcctcctcctcatcggGGATCTGGGGGAGGGAGGATCTCCATCTTCTCCCTGTCCCCTGCACCTCATACAAGaagtctcccctcctcctctttccctccccccacGGGCCCCCCCTGCTCAGTGCCCCAGGGGACAGGGGCTTCTCAGCTTTGCCAcagtgccctccctgccccagccaccccaACACGGGCACGGCCCACAATGACACCCACCTCCGTGTCCCCCTTGTGGGGATCCcatgccaccccacccctggcctcGGTGACTCCCCCTCCGTCACGCCGATGCCTCCAGGACCCTCCTGGGCTGCGGATAGGCCCTCTGATCCCCGAACAGGATTATGAGCGGCTGGAGGACTGTGACCCTGAGGGGTCCCAAGACTCACCCCACCATGGGGAGGAGCAGCAACCCCTGCTTCATGTGCCTGAAGGGCTCCGGG GCTCCTGGCATCACATCCAGAACCTGGACAGCTTCTTCACCAAG ATCTACAGTTACCACCAGCGGAACGGCTTTGCCTGTATCCTGCTGGAAGATCTCTTCCAGCTGGG ACAATTCATTTTCATTGTCGCCTTCACAACCTTCCTCCTTCGCTGTGTGGATTACAACGTTCTCTTTGCCAACCAACCAAATAACCATACCAGACCTCGGCCGTTCCACAACAAAGTGACCTTGTTGGATGCCATCCTTCCCTCAGCCCAGTGTGCTGAGCG GATCCGCTCCAGCCCCCTGCTGGTCTTCCTCCTGGTCCTGGCTGCGGGCTTCTGGCTGGTCCAGCTGCTTCGCTCAGTCTGCAGCCTCTTCAGCTACTGGGACATCCAGGTGTTTTACAGGGAGGCCCTGCACATCCCCCCG GAGGAGCTCAGCTCGGTGCCCTGGGCAGAGGTGCAGTCCCGCCTCCTGGCGCTGCAGCGAAGCGGGGGGCTGTGCGTGCAGCCGCGGCCACTGACCGAGCTGGATGTCCACCACCGCATCTTGCGCTACACCAACTACCAGGTGGCGCTGGCCAACAAGGGCCTGCTGCCGGCCCGCTGCCCGTTGCCCTGGAGAGGCAGTGTTGCCTTTTTCAGCCGCGGCCTGGCACTCAACGTCGACCTGCTGCTCTTCCGCGGTCCTTTTTCGCTCTTTCGCGGGGGCTGGGAGCTGCCCGACGCCTACAAGCGCAGCGACCAGCGCGGCGCCCTGGCCGCGCGCTGGGGACGCACAGTGCTACTGCTAGCCGCCCTGAACCTGGCGCTGAGCCCGCTGGTGCTGGCCTGGCAGGTGCTGCACGCCTTCTACAGCCACGTGGAGCTGCTGCGGCGCGAGCCGGGCGCGCTCGGGGTTCGCCGCTGGTCGCGCCTGGCGCGCCTGCAGCTGCGCCACTTCAACGAGCTGCCGCACGAGCTGCGCGCGCGCCTGGCCCGCGCCTACCGTCCCGCCGCCGCCTTCCTGCGCGCCGCCGGGCCCCCCGCGCCCCTGCGCGCGCTGCTGGCCCGCCAGCTGGTCTTCTTCGCCGGCGCGCTCTTCGCCACGCTGCTGGTACTCACAATCTACGACGAGGACGTGCTCGCCGTGGAGCACGTGCTCACCGCCATGACCGCGCTCGGAGTCACGGCCACCGTGGCCAG GTCTTTCGTACCTGAGGAGCAGTGCCAAGGTCGTACCCCGCAGCTCCTGCTGCAGGCCGCCCTGGCCCACATGCACTACCTCCCCGAGGAGCCCGGCCCTGGCGGCAGGGCCAGCGTCTACCGGCAGATGGCGCAGCTGCTGCAGTACCGAGCG GTCTCCCTGCTGGAGGAgctcctgtcccctctcctcacgccactgtttttggttttctggttCCGTCCTCGTTCCCTGGAGATCATTGATTTCTTCCATCATTTTACTGTGGATGTGGCCGGGGTTGGGGACATCTGTTCCTTTGCCCTTATGGATGTGAAGCGCCATGGCCACCCTCAG TGGCTCTCTGCGGGACAGACGGAGGCCTCAGTGTCTCAGCGGGCAGAGGATGGGAAGACTGAGCTCTCTTTGATGCGGTTCTCCCTGGCACATCCACTGTGGCGGCCCCCAGGGCACAGCTCTAAGTTCCTCGGGCACCTCCGGGGCCGGGTACAACAAGATGCAGCCGCCTGGGGCGCCACCTCAGCTGGCAGCCCCCCCACTCCAGGGGCGCTCAGCAGTTGCACGTCACCTCTG CCAGAGGCCTTCCTGGCCAACCTCTTGGGGCACCCCCTCCTGCCCCCGAGGGACCTGAGCCCCACATCCCCCTGCCCAGCTTCTGCCACAGCCAGCCTCCTTGTCTCCATTTCCCGAATCACCCAGGACCCCAG CTGTGTGTCCCCAGGAGTCACTGGGGGCCAGAAGCTGGCCCAGCTCCCGGAGCTTGCTTCTGCCGAGATGAGTCTCCACGCCATCTACCTGCACCAG CttcatcagcagcagcagcaggagctgtGGGGGGGTGCTTCAGCCACCTCCCTGTCCAGGCCCTGGTCCATCCCCTCACAGCCACTCTCGCCTGATGAGGAGAAGCCATCCTGGTCAAGTGACG GCTCTAgtcctgcctccagccccagaCAGCAGTGGGGAGCCCAGAGGACCCGCAATCTATTCCCTGGAGGGTTTCAGGAGACCGCAGACACTCAGAAGGAGCCTCTCCAGGCCCCTAGCACTGACTGA